A window of Juglans regia cultivar Chandler chromosome 7, Walnut 2.0, whole genome shotgun sequence contains these coding sequences:
- the LOC108991249 gene encoding putative disease resistance protein At1g50180, which produces MGGDASSSSRKMHARQPWYHKVYLAEYHPAKYRKGEPTRVISFMEADEEEALYPHDDALVVIMLVANFTTCRILIDNGSSANIQFWETLTRMGMMLPDARQNERESVRQWVADIRDVAYDAEDIIERYALKVGSRKEGGIQNVLKRFAFILGEAKTIFQTSSEIGKITKRISTLNSRLQNYGIKFDSMEGGGPSSLSEKIREQRQTYAHVEHDHVVVGLEDKLKEVVACLTEEVKYKYRVVSICGMGGLGKTTLARKVYHHQEVKSHFNCRAWACISQQCQRRDVWEGVMIGLISPSKEKRDEIRSLRDEELAEKLCEVQRQKKCSVVLDDIWKVEDWNSLCAAFPMNDTNSRILLTSRNEGLALQVDPRGPLHKLKFLNDENSWELLQNLAISWREGGLLATKQTIEDWEKVQRNVKSYLHQQRDLGISAVLALSYDDLRLDLKLCFLYLGHFPEDFEITD; this is translated from the exons ATGGGTGGGGATGCTTCCTCCTCAAGTAGAAAAATGCATGCCAGGCAGCCCTGGTACCACAAGGTGTACTTGGCTGAGTACCATCCTGCCAAGTATCGAAAGGGTGAGCCTACCAGGGTCATCTCCTTCATGGAGGCTGACGAAGAAGAGGCCCTGTACCCCCATGACGATGCGTTGGTGGTGATTATGCTggtcgccaacttcaccacctGCAGAATCCTCATTGATAATGGGAGTTCTGCAAACATCCAATTTTGGGAGACCTTAACCAGGATGGGAATGATGTTGCCCG ATGCGAGGCAAAACGAAAGAGAGAGTGTACGCCAGTGGGTTGCAGATATCAGAGATGTTGCTTATGACGCCGAAGATATTATTGAGAGGTATGCCCTCAAAGTTGGCTCCAGAAAGGAAGGAGGCATACAAAATGTCCTCAAGAGGTTTGCTTTCATCTTGGGAGAAGCAAAAACTATTTTCCAAACTAGCTCAGAGATTGGTAAAATAACAAAGAGAATTTCTACATTGAACTCACGTTTACAAAATTATGGCATAAAATTTGATTCGATGGAAGGTGGAGGCCCGAGTTCTTTGAGCGAGAAGATAAGAGAGCAAAGGCAAACTTATGCGCATGTTGAACATGATCATGTTGTTGTTGGATTGGAGGATAAACTGAAGGAGGTGGTGGCATGTTTGACAGAAGAGGTCAAATACAAGTACAGAGTCGTTTCCATATGTGGTATGGGTGGTCTTGGAAAGACTACTCTTGCTAGGAAGGTTTATCATCACCAAGAAGTCAAGAGTCACTTCAATTGTCGTGCCTGGGCATGTATTTCCCAACAATGTCAAAGAAgagatgtttgggaaggagttATGATCGGTCTTATCTCTCCATCTAAAGAGAAGAGAGATGAAATTCGAAGCCTGAGAGATGAAGAGCTTGCTGAGAAACTTTGTGAAGTTCAgcgccaaaagaaatgttcggTGGTTCTAGATGATATCTGGAAAGTTGAGGATTGGAACAGTTTATGTGCTGCCTTCCCAATGAATGATACAAACAGCAGAATATTGCTTACCTCTCGTAATGAAGGCTTGGCTTTGCAAGTAGATCCAAGGGGCCCCCTTCACAAATTAAAGTTTCTAAACGATGAAAACAGCTGGGAATTGCTTCAAAATTTAGCAATTTCATGGAGAGAAG GAGGACTTTTGGCAACAAAGCAAACGATTGAAGACTGGGAAAAAGTGCAGAGAAATGTTAAATCATACCTTCATCAACAGAGAGATCTTGGAATAAGCGCGGTGTTAGCTTTAAGTTATGATGATTTGCGTTTAGACTTGAAATTGTGCTTCCTATATTTAGGCCATTTCCCAGAGGATTTTGAGATAACGGACTAA
- the LOC108991248 gene encoding putative disease resistance protein At1g50180: MAEEIVSVVVGRVGDLLIQKAISLHGVSDQVEQLQDELKLIRSLLKDADGRQNERDSVRKWVADIRNVAYDAEDIIERKILEKAKLENFLKVININDESNEEIEAPIGEV; the protein is encoded by the exons ATGGCGGAGGAAATTGTCTCTGTTGTGGTGGGAAGAGTTGGTGATTTGCTCATACAAAAAGCAATATCCTTGCATGGGGTGAGTGACCAAGTTGAACAGCTACAAGATGAGCTCAAACTAATCCGAAGTCTCCTAAAAGATGCAGATGGGAGGCAAAATGAAAGAGATAGTGTACGCAAGTGGGTTGCAGATATCAGAAATGTTGCTTATGATGCCGAAGATATTATTGAGAG AAAGATCTTGGAAAAAGCTAAATTGGAAAACTTTCTCAAGGTCATCAATATTAATGATGAGTCCAATGAAGAAATAGAAGCTCCCATTGGTGAAGTTTAA